The DNA sequence TGGATATCGGGCTTGCGTTTTCGATAGCGCTTTCAGTTCTCATCCTCATGGTGGCGCTCTGGATCCAGCGTCCGCTGGATTTCTCGTCGTTTCCGACCGTGCTGCTGATCGCGACCATGATCCGCCTGTCGCTGAACATTGCGACAACGCGTGTCATCCTTTCGCACGGTAATGAGGGGCCGACGGCGGCGGGCGGCGTGATTGCGGGTTTCTCCAGCCTCGTCATGTCCGGCGACTTCGTCATCGGTCTGATCGTCTTTCTGATCTTGATCACGGTCAACTTCATCGTCATCACCAAGGGCGCCACTCGTATCGCTGAAGTCGGTGCCCGCTTCACGCTGGATGCCATTCCCGGCAAACAGATGTCGATCGACGCGGATTTGTCCGCCGGCATTATCGATGAAAAGGAAGCACAGCGCCGTCGCCGCGAACTGGAAGAGGAAAGCTCCTTCTTCGGTTCGATGGACGGTGCCTCGAAATTCGTCCGCGGCGATGCGATCGCCGGTCTGATCATCACCGCAATCAATGTCTTTGGCGGCATCATCATCGGTTACTTCCGCCACGGCATGCCGATCGGCGAGGCGGCGGATGTTTTCGTCAAGCTTTCGGTCGGCGACGGTATCGTTTCGCAGATCCCGGCGCTTATCGTGTCGCTGGCGGCCGGCCTTCTGGTGTCGCGCGGCGGCACCGCCGGCTCGACGGATCAGGCGGTCGTCAATCAGCTGAGCGGCTATCCCCGCGCTTTGATGGTTTCAGCCATGCTGATGGGCTTGCTGGCGGTTATGCCGGGTCTTCCCTTCCTGCCCTTCATCTTCCTTGGCGGCATCATGGCCTTCGGCAGCTGGTATATTCCGCGCCAGGCCGAAGCTGAAAACGCTCTCCGCCGTCAGGAGGAGGAGAACAAGGTTCTCCAGACTACCGAAGCGGAAAAGGATTCGGTCAAGCAGGTGCTGAAAACCGCCGAGATCGAACTGGCGCTCGGCAAGCAGGTGTCGACCCGCCTTCTCGGCGCGCATCAGGAGCTGGCCTTCCGCGTCGGCAAGATGCGCAAGAAATTTGCGACCCAATACGGCTTCGTCGTGCCGGAGATCAAGGTCTCCGACGACATCATGATCCCGGAAAAGGCCTATCAGATCCGCGTCCATGGCACGACCATCGCGTCGAGCAACCTGCGTGTCGGCGATGTTCTCGTGGTGACCGGGGCAGGGCGCAAGCCGAGCATTCCCGGCGACGAAATCCGCGAACCCGCCTTCGGCATGCCTGCCGTCTCGATCCTCGAAACCTTCACCGAAGATTTGAAACGCGAAGGCTTCCACCCGATCGACAATGTCTCTGTCGTGCTGACGCATCTGAGCGAAGTCATCCGCAACAACCTGCCGCAGCTCCTGTCGTATAAGGACGTCAAAATCCTGATCGACAGGCTTGATCCGGAATACAAGAAGCTGGCCGACGAAATCTGCTCGTCGCACATGTCCTATTCCGGCCTGCAGGCGGTTCTGAAACTGCTGCTTGCCGAACGCGTATCGATCCGCAACCTGCATCTCATTCTGGAAGCGGTCGCCGAACTCGCACCCCATGTGCGCAAGACGGAACAGATCGTCGAACATGTGCGGGTGCGCATGTCGCAGCAGCTCTGCGGCGATCTCGCCGACAACGGCGTGCTGCGCGTCCTGCGCCTCGGCAACAAGTGGGACATGGTCTTCCATCAGGCGCTCAAGCGCGATCAGAAGGGCGAAATCGTCGAATTCGATATTGATCCGCGCCATCTCGAAGAGTTTTCCGAGCAGGCTTCGAAAGTTATCCGTGAATTCATGGATCGCGGACTGCCCTTTGTCCTTGTAACCTCGCCGGAAACGCGGTCCTATGTGCGCATGATTATCGAGCGACTCTTTGCGACCCTGCCGGTTCTTTCACATGTGGAACTGGCCAAGGGTCTGGAGATCAAGATCCTAGGCGCCATTTCATGATAACCGACCCGCAAGGGACAATTATCGCATTGTTCCTTGCCATTTGCCGTATCGGCGCCTGTTTCATGACAATGCCGGGCTTTTCCAGCTCGCGCATTTCACCGCAGATCCGCATGCTGCTGTGTGTTGCGGTGTCCATGGCGCTTCTGCCGGTGCTGTGGGATACGATCTATCCGAAAGTCTCCGGCGCAAGCCAGGGCACGGTCGTCGGCCTCATCTTCACCGAGATCGTCATCGGTTCGATGTATGGCCTGATCGCACGCTTTTATACGCTCGGTTTCCAGTTTACCGGTGCGCTCATCGGCGCTTCCATCGGTCTCAGCGCGCCCGGCGGTGCTGACGTCATCGAAGAGGTGCAGGAAAACCAGATATCCAACTTCATCACCTTCGGTGGTCTGCTGGTGCTGTTCATGCTGGATTTCCACCATATCGTTTTGAAAGCGCTGGTTGATTCCTATACCGCCACGCCGGTCGGGGCGCTTATCAGTGGCCAGAAGATGCTGATCACACTCACCGATACGCTGCGGGCGTCGTTCTCCATCATGCTGCGGCTTGCCAGCCCCTTTGTGATTTACGGCCTGATGTTCAACGTTGCCGTCGGTCTCATCAATAAGCTGGCACCGCAGATTCCGGTTTATTTCATCTCGACGCCTTTCGTTCTGGCGGGCGGTCTTTTCATGCTTTACCTTTCGGTCGCGGCCCTCATCCGTCAGTTCGTGGATGGTTTTGGCCCGGTCTTCATCGGTTTTTGATCTGGAGAAACCCATGGCTTCAGACAAGCGGTCGGCAAAACTCAAGCGTCTGGTAACGGTCCAGCGCCACATGGAAAAAATGGCCGAGGTGGAGCTGGCCGATACCACCCGCGTGCGTACCGAAGTGGCGCAATCCATGGACAACGTTCTGGAAGCCATGAGTTCCATGGAGCCGGTGCATCAGACGTTTTCCAGACATTATTCGGATCGTTACGGCCGCCTTGTGGTCAAGGATCGCCAGCTTGCCGGCGTGCAGCAATTGCAGGAAAACAAGGTGCTGAAGGAAAAGACCAAGGCCGACCGGCTTGAGGACAGAATGCACCTTGCCCGCGATCTCGAGGATCGCGAGGCCGACGACAATGCAATCTATGATCTGCTTGAAATGACAAACGCATCCCGGACACCAGCCTCCAGCAAGGTTGGCGATCCATAGTCCGTTCCATTGTTGCATCGCGGGCGTTCGAAAGACGTCTCCGGCGATGTTTCTTGATTGAACGGACGCGTCGGCTTTCCATGCCACACGTTCGTCAGCTCGGGAGATCGGGACGTGGCGATATCGGTTATAAGT is a window from the Agrobacterium tumefaciens genome containing:
- the flhA gene encoding flagellar biosynthesis protein FlhA; protein product: MAQPPVISLPKVSPSMRDVGFALGIVAILCVLFLPIPVVMVDIGLAFSIALSVLILMVALWIQRPLDFSSFPTVLLIATMIRLSLNIATTRVILSHGNEGPTAAGGVIAGFSSLVMSGDFVIGLIVFLILITVNFIVITKGATRIAEVGARFTLDAIPGKQMSIDADLSAGIIDEKEAQRRRRELEEESSFFGSMDGASKFVRGDAIAGLIITAINVFGGIIIGYFRHGMPIGEAADVFVKLSVGDGIVSQIPALIVSLAAGLLVSRGGTAGSTDQAVVNQLSGYPRALMVSAMLMGLLAVMPGLPFLPFIFLGGIMAFGSWYIPRQAEAENALRRQEEENKVLQTTEAEKDSVKQVLKTAEIELALGKQVSTRLLGAHQELAFRVGKMRKKFATQYGFVVPEIKVSDDIMIPEKAYQIRVHGTTIASSNLRVGDVLVVTGAGRKPSIPGDEIREPAFGMPAVSILETFTEDLKREGFHPIDNVSVVLTHLSEVIRNNLPQLLSYKDVKILIDRLDPEYKKLADEICSSHMSYSGLQAVLKLLLAERVSIRNLHLILEAVAELAPHVRKTEQIVEHVRVRMSQQLCGDLADNGVLRVLRLGNKWDMVFHQALKRDQKGEIVEFDIDPRHLEEFSEQASKVIREFMDRGLPFVLVTSPETRSYVRMIIERLFATLPVLSHVELAKGLEIKILGAIS
- the fliR gene encoding flagellar biosynthetic protein FliR, producing MITDPQGTIIALFLAICRIGACFMTMPGFSSSRISPQIRMLLCVAVSMALLPVLWDTIYPKVSGASQGTVVGLIFTEIVIGSMYGLIARFYTLGFQFTGALIGASIGLSAPGGADVIEEVQENQISNFITFGGLLVLFMLDFHHIVLKALVDSYTATPVGALISGQKMLITLTDTLRASFSIMLRLASPFVIYGLMFNVAVGLINKLAPQIPVYFISTPFVLAGGLFMLYLSVAALIRQFVDGFGPVFIGF